One Amycolatopsis thermophila DNA segment encodes these proteins:
- the nadD gene encoding nicotinate-nucleotide adenylyltransferase produces the protein MSPRRIGVMGGTFDPVHHGHLVAASEVQARFDLDEVIFVPTGQPWQKSARQVTRAEDRYLMTVIATASNPVFSVSRVDIDRGGETYTVDTLRDLKAEFPDDELFFITGADALEQILTWHNADELFTLAHFIGVTRPGYRLNDHHLPSGKVSLVEVTAMAISSTGCRTRVEQNEPIWYLVPDGVVRYIDKRGLYRKPA, from the coding sequence ATGTCACCACGCCGAATCGGGGTCATGGGCGGCACGTTCGACCCCGTCCACCACGGCCACCTCGTCGCGGCCAGCGAGGTGCAGGCCCGGTTCGACCTCGACGAAGTGATCTTCGTGCCGACCGGCCAGCCGTGGCAGAAGTCCGCCAGGCAGGTCACCCGCGCCGAGGACCGCTACCTCATGACGGTCATCGCCACCGCCTCCAACCCGGTCTTCTCCGTCAGCCGGGTGGACATCGACCGCGGCGGCGAGACCTACACCGTCGACACACTGCGTGACCTGAAGGCCGAGTTCCCCGACGACGAGCTCTTCTTCATCACCGGGGCGGACGCCCTGGAGCAGATCCTGACCTGGCACAACGCTGACGAGCTGTTCACCCTCGCGCACTTCATCGGTGTCACCCGCCCGGGTTACCGTCTCAACGACCACCACCTGCCCAGCGGCAAGGTGAGCCTGGTCGAGGTCACCGCGATGGCCATCTCGTCCACGGGCTGCCGCACGCGCGTCGAGCAGAACGAACCGATCTGGTACCTGGTGCCCGACGGTGTGGTCCGGTACATCGACAAGCGCGGGTTGTACCGCAAGCCGGCCTGA
- a CDS encoding MFS transporter: MVESKVSSQVRHRLPVRKLFAASVGNALEWFDWTIYATFSIYFATAFFPSGNDVLAQINTFATYALAFFFRPLGGLLLGRFADVRGRKPAMILTISLMAGGSVVIAILPTFHQVGWLAPILLLLARVAQGLSLGGEVSNASAYLGEIAPPKWRGRYSSFFYISTGSAVLLASVLGFVLARTMDKATMSSYGWRIPFLLGGILGLIGLWLRRSLSETEQFEQNKTRARKVRRPLLTTLREHPKAVGQLVGITMLSTLCYYTFFSALTPFAVKTRHADDVDVFLALSVGTALFVALQYPYGALADRIGRKPQLFGWSAATAILIVPLSTLVKPGLGNLLVVFCVGLGLYAALSSLAPAIMSELFPTELRGLGIGAWYNLTVAIFGGTAPLVISALSAAGASILFFWYVAAGAVIAFLVLLTLPETKGSELR; the protein is encoded by the coding sequence ATGGTCGAATCGAAGGTGAGCTCCCAGGTCCGGCACCGCCTGCCCGTGCGGAAGCTGTTCGCGGCCAGCGTGGGCAACGCGCTCGAGTGGTTCGACTGGACGATCTACGCGACGTTCAGCATCTACTTCGCCACGGCGTTCTTCCCCTCCGGGAACGACGTGCTCGCCCAGATCAACACCTTCGCCACCTACGCGCTCGCCTTCTTCTTCCGGCCCCTCGGTGGTCTCCTCCTCGGCCGGTTCGCCGACGTGCGCGGCCGCAAACCGGCCATGATCCTCACCATCAGCCTCATGGCCGGCGGCTCCGTGGTCATCGCGATCCTGCCGACGTTCCACCAGGTCGGATGGCTCGCCCCGATCCTGCTGCTCCTCGCCCGCGTGGCGCAGGGCCTCTCGCTCGGGGGCGAGGTCTCCAACGCCTCCGCCTACCTCGGCGAGATCGCCCCACCGAAATGGCGCGGCCGCTACTCGTCGTTCTTCTACATCTCGACCGGCTCCGCGGTGCTGCTCGCCTCCGTGCTCGGGTTCGTCCTCGCCCGCACCATGGACAAGGCCACCATGAGCTCCTACGGCTGGCGCATCCCGTTCCTCCTCGGCGGCATCCTCGGCCTCATCGGCCTGTGGCTGCGCCGCAGCCTCTCCGAGACCGAACAGTTCGAACAGAACAAGACGCGCGCCCGGAAAGTCCGCCGCCCGCTGCTGACCACCCTGCGCGAACACCCCAAGGCAGTCGGACAGCTCGTCGGCATCACCATGCTGTCCACGTTGTGCTACTACACGTTCTTCAGCGCCCTCACGCCGTTCGCGGTCAAGACCCGCCACGCCGACGACGTCGACGTCTTCCTCGCGCTCTCCGTCGGAACCGCACTGTTCGTCGCCCTGCAGTACCCCTACGGCGCGCTCGCCGACCGCATCGGGCGCAAACCCCAGCTCTTCGGCTGGTCCGCGGCCACCGCGATCCTCATCGTGCCACTGTCCACACTGGTCAAGCCCGGACTGGGCAACCTGCTCGTCGTCTTCTGCGTCGGCCTCGGGCTCTACGCGGCCCTGTCCAGCCTCGCCCCCGCGATCATGAGCGAACTCTTCCCCACCGAACTCCGCGGCCTCGGCATCGGCGCCTGGTACAACCTCACCGTCGCCATCTTCGGCGGCACCGCACCGCTGGTCATCAGCGCGCTGTCGGCGGCGGGCGCGTCGATCCTGTTCTTCTGGTACGTCGCCGCCGGCGCGGTCATCGCCTTCCTCGTGCTGCTCACCCTGCCCGAAACCAAAGGCAGCGAGCTGCGCTAA
- the obgE gene encoding GTPase ObgE, which yields MASRFVDRAVIHVAAGDGGHGCASIHREKFKPLGGPDGGNGGNGGDVRLVVDPNVHTLLDFHFHPHAKATNGRQGQGSNRAGAAGETLELKVPDGTVVMTEDGEVLADLVGPGTTFVAAQGGRGGLGNAALASKARKAPGFALLGEPGEQRSLVLELRSVADAGLLGFPSAGKSSLISVLSAAKPKIADYPFTTLVPNLGVVNAGDTVFTMADVPGLIPGASEGKGLGLDFLRHIERCAVLVHVVDCATFEPGRDPVSDVDALEAELARYTPALGEELDERPRVVVLNKIDVPDAAELAEMVRPEFEARGLPVFEVSTVTRQGLRELTFALAREVEKYRAAQPVAEPTRIVLRPVAVDDSGFTIEEDPEEPGGFIVRGARPERWIRQTDFGNDEAVGYLADRLNRLGVEDALAKRGAEPGCPVTIGDITFEWEPSTPGVAAHMTGRGTDARLEQTNRVSAAERKEARRIRRDGPDEPEDAEAR from the coding sequence ATGGCGTCCCGGTTCGTTGACCGCGCGGTGATCCACGTCGCCGCGGGCGACGGCGGGCACGGCTGTGCCTCGATCCACCGCGAGAAGTTCAAGCCGCTCGGCGGCCCCGACGGGGGCAACGGCGGCAACGGCGGCGACGTCCGGCTCGTCGTCGACCCGAACGTGCACACGCTGCTCGACTTCCACTTCCACCCGCACGCCAAGGCCACCAACGGCCGCCAGGGGCAGGGAAGCAATCGCGCCGGCGCGGCCGGCGAGACCCTGGAACTGAAGGTGCCCGACGGCACGGTCGTGATGACCGAGGACGGCGAGGTCCTGGCGGACCTGGTCGGCCCGGGCACCACGTTCGTCGCCGCGCAGGGCGGCCGGGGCGGCCTCGGCAACGCGGCCCTGGCGTCCAAGGCCCGCAAGGCGCCCGGTTTCGCCCTGCTCGGCGAGCCCGGTGAGCAGCGCAGCCTGGTGCTGGAGCTGCGCTCGGTCGCCGACGCGGGCCTGCTCGGCTTCCCGTCCGCGGGCAAGTCGTCGCTGATCTCGGTGCTGTCCGCGGCCAAGCCGAAGATCGCCGACTACCCGTTCACGACGCTGGTGCCGAACCTCGGCGTGGTCAACGCGGGCGACACCGTCTTCACGATGGCCGACGTGCCCGGCCTCATCCCCGGTGCGAGCGAGGGCAAGGGCCTCGGGCTCGACTTCCTGCGCCACATCGAGCGGTGCGCGGTGCTGGTGCACGTCGTCGACTGCGCCACCTTCGAACCGGGTCGCGACCCGGTGTCCGATGTGGACGCCCTGGAGGCCGAGCTGGCCCGCTACACGCCCGCGCTGGGCGAGGAGCTGGACGAGCGGCCGCGCGTGGTGGTGCTCAACAAGATCGACGTCCCGGACGCCGCCGAGCTGGCGGAGATGGTGCGGCCCGAGTTCGAGGCACGCGGACTGCCGGTGTTCGAGGTGTCCACCGTGACGCGCCAGGGCCTGCGGGAGCTGACGTTCGCGCTGGCCAGAGAGGTCGAGAAGTACCGGGCCGCACAGCCGGTGGCCGAGCCGACGCGGATCGTGCTGCGCCCGGTGGCGGTCGACGACTCCGGGTTCACCATCGAGGAGGACCCCGAGGAGCCGGGCGGCTTCATCGTGCGCGGCGCCCGCCCCGAGCGGTGGATCCGGCAGACCGACTTCGGCAACGACGAGGCCGTGGGGTACCTCGCCGACCGGCTCAACCGGCTGGGCGTCGAGGACGCGCTGGCCAAGCGCGGCGCCGAGCCGGGCTGCCCGGTGACCATCGGCGACATCACGTTCGAGTGGGAGCCGTCGACGCCGGGCGTGGCGGCGCACATGACCGGCCGGGGCACCGATGCCCGGCTGGAGCAGACCAACCGGGTGTCGGCGGCCGAGCGCAAGGAGGCCCGCCGCATCCGCCGGGACGGGCCCGACGAGCCCGAGGACGCGGAAGCGCGATGA
- the rpmA gene encoding 50S ribosomal protein L27, whose protein sequence is MAHKKGASSSRNGRDSNPQYLGVKRFGGQNVNAGEILVRQRGTKFHPGLNVGRGGDDTLFALSAGTVEFGSKRGRKTVNIVPVEA, encoded by the coding sequence ATGGCACACAAGAAGGGTGCGTCCAGCTCCCGCAACGGGCGCGACTCCAACCCCCAGTACCTCGGCGTGAAGCGCTTCGGCGGTCAGAACGTCAACGCCGGTGAGATCCTGGTCCGCCAGCGCGGCACCAAGTTCCACCCCGGCCTGAACGTGGGCCGCGGCGGCGATGACACGCTGTTCGCCCTGTCCGCGGGCACCGTGGAGTTCGGCTCGAAGCGCGGTCGCAAGACGGTCAACATCGTCCCGGTCGAGGCCTGA
- the proB gene encoding glutamate 5-kinase: protein MSVARKAVAAAERLVVKVGSSALTTTGDGLDVTRLNALVDAIATRIAAGSQIVLVSSGAIGAGLAPLALGKRPRDLATQQAAASVGQLQLAHAYAESFGRYSLTVGQVLLTSDDVVRRAHYRNAQRTFSRLLALGAVPVVNENDTVATEEIKFGDNDRLAALVAHLIGADALVLLSDVDGLYDGDPRSGATSKIAEVTGPADLEGIAVGMSSSGLGTGGMVSKLAAARTAASAGIPVLLAAASEAARALSTAEVGTAFRPAESRLSARRFWLGYAAGTRGRLHLDDGAVAAVVRRRRSLLAAGITGVDGDFEAGDVVELVDPAQRVVARGVVAFDAGELPELIGRSSHELPEEQRREVVHADDLVPFRR from the coding sequence ATGAGCGTCGCCCGGAAAGCCGTCGCGGCGGCCGAACGGCTGGTGGTGAAGGTCGGTTCGTCGGCACTGACGACCACCGGTGACGGGCTCGACGTGACGCGCCTGAACGCGCTGGTCGACGCGATCGCGACGCGCATCGCGGCGGGCAGCCAGATCGTGCTGGTGTCGTCGGGCGCGATCGGCGCCGGGCTGGCGCCGCTCGCCCTGGGCAAACGGCCGCGCGACCTGGCGACGCAGCAGGCCGCGGCCAGTGTCGGCCAGCTGCAGTTGGCGCACGCCTACGCGGAGTCGTTCGGGCGGTACTCGCTGACGGTCGGTCAGGTGCTGTTGACCTCCGACGACGTGGTGCGGCGCGCGCACTACCGCAACGCGCAGCGCACGTTCTCCCGGCTGCTCGCGCTGGGCGCGGTGCCGGTGGTGAACGAGAACGACACGGTCGCCACCGAGGAGATCAAGTTCGGCGACAACGACCGGCTCGCGGCGCTGGTGGCGCACCTGATCGGCGCGGACGCGCTCGTGTTGCTGTCCGATGTGGACGGCCTGTACGACGGGGACCCGCGTTCGGGGGCGACGAGCAAGATCGCCGAGGTGACCGGCCCGGCGGATCTGGAGGGCATCGCCGTCGGCATGTCCAGTTCGGGCCTGGGCACGGGTGGCATGGTGTCCAAGCTCGCGGCGGCGCGCACCGCGGCTTCGGCGGGTATCCCGGTGTTGCTGGCCGCGGCGTCGGAGGCCGCGCGTGCGTTGTCCACGGCCGAGGTGGGCACGGCGTTCCGCCCGGCCGAGTCCCGGTTGTCCGCGCGCCGGTTCTGGCTCGGTTACGCGGCCGGGACGCGGGGTCGTCTGCATCTCGACGACGGCGCGGTGGCCGCGGTCGTGCGCCGTCGGCGGTCGCTGCTCGCCGCGGGGATCACCGGTGTGGACGGTGATTTCGAGGCGGGCGACGTCGTCGAGCTCGTGGACCCGGCGCAGCGGGTGGTGGCGCGCGGCGTGGTGGCGTTCGACGCCGGGGAGTTGCCGGAGTTGATCGGCCGGTCGAGCCACGAGCTGCCGGAGGAGCAGCGCCGCGAGGTCGTGCACGCTGACGATCTGGTGCCGTTCCGGCGTTAG
- the rsfS gene encoding ribosome silencing factor: protein MAATAQARDIATVAAYAAADKKATDVVVLDVSEQLVITDVFVIASAPNERQVGAIVDNVEEKLREAGHQPVRREGAREGRWVLLDFVDVVVHVQHDEERSFYGIERLWKDCPRIEVDGLAEAVDAGDAS, encoded by the coding sequence GTGGCAGCGACGGCGCAGGCACGAGACATCGCGACCGTGGCGGCCTACGCCGCTGCGGACAAGAAGGCCACCGACGTGGTGGTGCTGGACGTCTCCGAGCAGCTCGTCATCACCGACGTGTTCGTCATCGCCTCGGCGCCCAACGAGCGGCAGGTCGGGGCCATCGTCGACAACGTCGAGGAGAAGCTGCGCGAGGCCGGGCACCAGCCGGTTCGCCGCGAGGGGGCGCGCGAGGGCCGCTGGGTGCTGCTCGACTTCGTCGACGTCGTGGTGCACGTCCAGCACGACGAGGAGCGCTCGTTCTACGGGATCGAGCGGCTGTGGAAGGACTGCCCGCGGATCGAGGTCGACGGGCTCGCCGAGGCGGTCGACGCGGGGGACGCCTCGTGA
- a CDS encoding histidine phosphatase family protein produces MSFRRLVLWRHGETDYNAAGRMQGHLDSALTEVGWNQARFAAPALARFEPDLVISSDLHRAMDTATVLTEAIGVPLRIDKRLRETHLGEWQGLTGAEVDEGWPGDRAIWRVDATWAPPGGESRVDVAERASEVVNDLLASDEPGETVLLAAHGGLITALTGKLLNLPVEAWPQLGGIGNCHWVDLGLRDGHWRLHAYNAGMLG; encoded by the coding sequence GTGAGTTTCCGGCGCCTCGTGCTGTGGCGTCACGGGGAGACCGACTACAACGCCGCGGGGCGCATGCAGGGTCACCTGGACTCGGCGCTCACCGAGGTGGGCTGGAACCAGGCCCGGTTCGCCGCACCCGCACTCGCCCGTTTCGAGCCCGACCTGGTCATTTCGTCCGACCTGCACCGGGCGATGGATACCGCGACCGTGCTGACCGAGGCGATCGGCGTACCGCTGCGCATCGACAAGCGGCTGCGGGAGACGCACCTCGGCGAATGGCAGGGCCTGACCGGCGCCGAGGTCGACGAGGGCTGGCCCGGTGACAGGGCCATCTGGCGCGTCGACGCGACGTGGGCGCCCCCGGGCGGCGAGTCGCGGGTGGACGTGGCCGAACGCGCGTCCGAGGTCGTCAACGACCTGCTGGCGAGCGACGAGCCGGGCGAGACCGTGCTGCTGGCCGCACACGGCGGGTTGATCACGGCGCTCACCGGGAAGCTGCTGAACCTTCCGGTCGAGGCGTGGCCGCAGCTGGGCGGCATCGGCAACTGCCACTGGGTCGATCTCGGCCTGCGCGACGGCCACTGGCGGCTGCACGCCTACAACGCCGGAATGCTCGGCTGA
- a CDS encoding RecQ family ATP-dependent DNA helicase, whose translation MDLHLLRERAETLLRALAGDGATLRDDQWTAIEALVAHRRRALVVQRTGWGKSAVYFLATALLRERGGGPTVIISPLLALMRNQIAAAGRAGIHAATMNSANPQEWDDVQARIASGEIDVLLVSPERLNNPDFRDTVLPKLTATAGLLVVDEAHCISDWGHDFRPDYRRLRTLLAGLPDGVPVLATTATANDRVVTDVADQLGLGQGGDTLVLRGPLDRESLHLSVAKLPTAQARLAWLADRLGELPGSGIIYTLTVAAAHDIAEMLRERGFPVTAYTGKTEPAEREAAEDDLLANRVKALVATSALGMGFDKPDLGFVVHVGAPSSPIAYYQQVGRAGRGVRRAEVILLPGEEDAEIWRYFGSLAFPDEQRVNQVLNALAYADRPLSTAALEPMVELSRSRLEMVLKVLDVDGAVRRVKGGWESTGQDWAYDRERYERVAQARRAEQQAMLEYQATTSCRMEFLRRQLDDPYAEPCGRCDNCTGEHRDVTVSAEAVEKTDERLRRPGVEVSPRRQWPTGMGTLDVPLSGRIVKGELAEPGRTLGRLTDVGWGGRLRELVGERAADGEVPEPVFQACVQVLAAWEWSQRPVAVVALPSATRPRLVHDLATRLAQIGRLRFLGALESRGGRPRRANSAQRVADLWHSLAVPGELAAELSGVEGPVLLVDDLVDTGWTLTLAARLLRQSGAPAVLPFALASTS comes from the coding sequence GTGGACCTTCACCTCTTGCGCGAACGAGCCGAGACGCTGCTCCGGGCACTGGCCGGAGACGGCGCTACCCTGCGCGACGACCAGTGGACCGCCATCGAAGCCCTGGTCGCGCACCGCAGGCGTGCCCTCGTCGTGCAGCGCACCGGGTGGGGCAAATCGGCGGTCTACTTCCTGGCCACCGCCCTGCTGCGCGAGCGCGGGGGCGGTCCGACGGTCATCATCTCGCCGCTGCTGGCGTTGATGCGCAACCAGATCGCGGCGGCCGGGCGCGCCGGCATCCACGCGGCCACGATGAACTCGGCGAACCCGCAGGAGTGGGACGACGTGCAGGCGCGCATCGCCTCCGGGGAGATCGACGTGCTGCTGGTGAGCCCGGAACGGCTCAACAACCCGGACTTCCGCGACACGGTGCTGCCCAAGCTGACTGCCACGGCCGGCCTGCTGGTCGTCGACGAGGCGCACTGCATCTCGGACTGGGGCCACGACTTCCGGCCCGACTACCGGCGGCTGCGCACGCTCCTGGCCGGGCTGCCCGACGGCGTGCCGGTCCTGGCCACCACCGCGACCGCGAACGACCGGGTGGTCACCGACGTCGCGGATCAGCTGGGGCTCGGCCAGGGCGGTGACACGCTCGTGCTGCGCGGCCCGCTCGACCGCGAAAGCCTGCACCTGTCGGTCGCGAAGCTGCCCACGGCACAGGCGCGGCTGGCGTGGCTGGCCGACCGCCTCGGTGAGCTGCCCGGGTCCGGAATCATCTACACGCTGACCGTCGCGGCAGCCCACGACATCGCGGAAATGCTGCGGGAGCGCGGTTTTCCGGTGACGGCCTACACGGGCAAGACCGAACCGGCCGAGCGCGAGGCGGCCGAGGACGACCTCCTGGCCAACCGCGTCAAGGCTCTGGTGGCGACCTCGGCGCTGGGCATGGGCTTCGACAAACCCGACCTCGGGTTCGTCGTGCACGTCGGGGCGCCGTCCTCGCCGATCGCCTACTACCAGCAGGTGGGCCGTGCCGGGCGTGGCGTGCGCCGGGCCGAGGTGATCCTCCTGCCGGGCGAAGAGGACGCCGAGATCTGGCGCTACTTCGGATCATTGGCCTTCCCCGACGAACAGCGGGTGAACCAGGTGCTCAACGCGCTCGCCTACGCCGACCGGCCGCTGTCGACGGCGGCGCTGGAGCCGATGGTCGAGCTGTCCCGGTCGCGCCTCGAGATGGTGCTCAAGGTGCTCGACGTGGATGGCGCGGTGCGGCGGGTCAAGGGCGGCTGGGAGTCGACCGGGCAGGACTGGGCCTACGACCGCGAACGGTACGAGCGGGTGGCCCAGGCGCGGCGGGCCGAGCAGCAGGCGATGCTGGAGTACCAGGCGACCACGTCGTGCCGGATGGAGTTCCTGCGCCGGCAGCTCGACGACCCGTACGCCGAGCCGTGCGGCCGGTGCGACAACTGCACGGGCGAGCACCGGGACGTCACGGTGTCGGCCGAGGCCGTCGAGAAGACCGACGAACGGCTTCGACGGCCAGGCGTTGAGGTGAGCCCGCGACGCCAGTGGCCCACCGGCATGGGGACGCTCGACGTGCCCCTGTCCGGGCGCATCGTGAAGGGCGAACTCGCCGAGCCGGGTCGCACGCTCGGCCGACTCACGGACGTCGGGTGGGGCGGCCGGCTGCGCGAGCTGGTCGGCGAGCGAGCGGCGGACGGCGAAGTGCCCGAACCGGTCTTCCAGGCGTGCGTCCAGGTTCTGGCGGCGTGGGAATGGTCGCAACGACCGGTGGCGGTGGTGGCTCTGCCCTCGGCTACCCGGCCCCGGCTGGTGCACGACCTCGCCACCCGCCTGGCGCAGATCGGCAGGCTGCGCTTCCTCGGCGCGCTGGAAAGCCGGGGTGGACGTCCGCGGCGAGCGAACAGCGCGCAGCGGGTGGCGGATCTCTGGCACTCGCTTGCCGTGCCTGGAGAACTGGCCGCGGAGTTGTCCGGTGTGGAGGGACCGGTGTTGCTTGTGGACGATCTCGTGGACACCGGCTGGACACTGACGCTGGCCGCCCGGCTCCTCCGGCAGAGCGGGGCGCCGGCGGTGCTGCCATTCGCCCTGGCGAGCACGAGCTGA
- the rplU gene encoding 50S ribosomal protein L21, with translation MSAYAIVKTGGKQYKVAVGDVVEVEKLEGKPGTEHSFPAVLYVDGSDVTADAEALAKISVTGKVVEQTKGPKIRIHKFKNKTGYHKRQGHRQKLTRVEVTGITK, from the coding sequence GTGTCGGCGTACGCGATCGTCAAGACCGGCGGCAAGCAGTACAAGGTGGCCGTCGGCGACGTCGTCGAGGTCGAGAAGCTCGAGGGCAAGCCGGGCACCGAGCACTCTTTCCCCGCCGTGCTGTACGTCGACGGCAGCGATGTCACGGCGGATGCCGAAGCACTCGCGAAGATCTCGGTCACCGGCAAGGTCGTCGAGCAGACCAAGGGTCCCAAGATCCGCATCCACAAGTTCAAGAACAAGACCGGGTACCACAAGCGGCAGGGTCACCGTCAGAAGCTGACCCGCGTCGAGGTCACCGGAATCACGAAGTAA
- the octT gene encoding diglucosylglycerate octanoyltransferase: protein MPKLLVFGDSLSFQGPQNPCAADEPRLWPNIAAEALGGSADLVASAGWTARDAWWSMIGDPRVWADLKHADVVVLAVGSMDTLPSPLPTYLRGGLRYLRPAGLRRTVRKAYLAAQPRLAVALRGRPRVLPAKLTVHYLDRAVYALRILRPEMPVVAVLPSVHRATSYGNVHTGREETAAAIAAWSRRVDVPLLNLAEVVGEHVLSGRGNPDGMHWGWEGHALVGKAMAALIGPLLVPGEQTTGT, encoded by the coding sequence ATGCCGAAACTGCTGGTCTTCGGGGACTCGCTGAGTTTCCAGGGTCCGCAAAACCCGTGCGCGGCGGATGAGCCGCGCCTGTGGCCGAACATCGCGGCCGAAGCGCTGGGCGGCAGCGCCGACCTCGTAGCGTCCGCGGGCTGGACGGCGCGCGACGCGTGGTGGTCGATGATCGGCGACCCGCGGGTGTGGGCCGATCTGAAGCATGCCGACGTCGTGGTGCTGGCCGTCGGGAGCATGGACACGTTGCCGTCGCCCTTGCCGACCTACCTGCGGGGCGGTTTGCGGTACCTGCGGCCCGCGGGGCTCCGCCGCACCGTGCGGAAGGCGTACCTGGCAGCCCAGCCGCGTCTCGCCGTCGCCCTGCGGGGCAGACCACGCGTGCTGCCGGCCAAGCTGACCGTCCACTACCTCGACCGCGCGGTCTACGCCCTGCGCATCCTGCGGCCGGAGATGCCCGTCGTGGCGGTCCTGCCGAGCGTCCACCGAGCCACGTCCTACGGCAACGTCCACACCGGCCGTGAGGAGACCGCGGCCGCGATAGCCGCGTGGTCGCGGCGCGTGGACGTGCCGCTGCTGAACCTGGCCGAGGTGGTGGGAGAGCACGTGCTCAGCGGCCGTGGCAACCCCGACGGCATGCACTGGGGGTGGGAAGGGCACGCGCTCGTGGGCAAGGCGATGGCCGCGTTGATCGGACCACTCCTGGTCCCCGGCGAACAGACCACGGGCACGTAG
- a CDS encoding ComEA family DNA-binding protein, whose protein sequence is MFERSAPEAPGIPVNRRLEKLADQALAADRDSGPPGAVGRLVERWVPASLTSSPQRRRLTTVLLALAAVLVLVGTSIVLLGGGPPVERAPVLPAAPERPAPASVSASRVADSSLVISVVGKVRTPGLVTVAAGSRVADALRAAGGAIEGTDVTALNLARKLADGEQIYVGVPPPPGVPQPATSSATSALVDLNTATAEQLDALPGIGEVTAQRIVDWRTKNGGFRSVDQLREVEGIGETRLSRLREQVTVS, encoded by the coding sequence GTGTTCGAACGATCAGCCCCGGAAGCGCCGGGAATCCCCGTCAACCGCCGGCTTGAGAAGCTCGCCGATCAGGCCCTCGCGGCCGATCGCGACAGCGGGCCGCCGGGCGCGGTCGGCCGCCTGGTCGAACGCTGGGTCCCGGCCTCGCTCACCAGCAGTCCGCAGCGGCGGCGCCTGACGACTGTTCTGCTCGCCCTCGCGGCGGTCCTCGTCCTCGTCGGCACATCGATCGTCCTGCTGGGCGGCGGGCCGCCGGTCGAACGCGCCCCGGTCCTGCCCGCGGCACCGGAGCGGCCGGCGCCCGCCAGTGTGTCGGCGAGCCGCGTCGCCGACAGCTCGCTGGTGATCAGTGTGGTCGGCAAGGTACGCACTCCAGGTCTCGTCACGGTCGCGGCGGGGTCGCGGGTGGCGGACGCGCTGCGCGCGGCGGGCGGCGCGATCGAGGGCACCGACGTCACCGCGCTCAACCTCGCCCGGAAACTCGCCGACGGCGAGCAGATCTACGTCGGTGTCCCGCCTCCGCCCGGGGTGCCGCAGCCGGCCACGAGCAGCGCCACTTCGGCTCTGGTCGATCTGAACACGGCGACGGCGGAACAGCTCGATGCGCTGCCGGGCATCGGCGAGGTCACCGCCCAGCGCATCGTCGACTGGCGCACCAAGAACGGCGGTTTCCGGTCGGTGGACCAGCTGCGCGAGGTCGAGGGCATCGGTGAGACGCGGCTGTCTCGTTTGCGCGAGCAGGTGACGGTGTCGTGA
- a CDS encoding DegV family protein produces MPVAVITDSTAHLPEGFADRYALRVVPLHVLIDGVAALDGVDVGPAALAEALSQRRIVTTSRPTPGAFATAYREALDAGADSVVSVHLSSEISGTWESAVLAAQEVGPERVRVVDSRGTAMGLGFAALHAARAASAGASPEEVEAAATAAVRCSETLFVVETLEYLRRGGRIGAAAALLGTALAMKPVLHLDDGRIKPLEKVRTMNRAIARLVELAEEAGHGEPVEVAVHHLASPQRAVELANRIEERLNVTEGCVVSELGAVIGAHTGPGVVGVVVQRDPGGPGAVSRA; encoded by the coding sequence GTGCCGGTCGCCGTCATCACGGATTCCACCGCCCATCTGCCCGAGGGCTTCGCCGACCGCTACGCCCTGCGCGTCGTGCCGCTGCACGTCCTCATCGACGGTGTCGCTGCCCTGGACGGGGTCGACGTGGGGCCGGCCGCGCTGGCCGAGGCGTTGAGTCAGCGCCGTATCGTCACCACGTCCCGGCCGACGCCCGGCGCGTTCGCCACGGCCTACCGTGAGGCGCTGGACGCGGGTGCGGACTCGGTCGTGTCCGTCCACCTGTCCAGCGAGATCTCGGGCACGTGGGAGTCGGCGGTCCTCGCGGCGCAGGAGGTGGGCCCGGAGCGGGTGCGGGTCGTGGATTCGCGGGGGACGGCGATGGGCCTCGGTTTCGCGGCCCTGCACGCGGCCAGAGCGGCGTCGGCCGGAGCGTCACCCGAAGAGGTCGAGGCGGCCGCGACGGCGGCGGTGCGTTGTTCCGAGACGCTGTTCGTGGTCGAGACCTTGGAGTACCTGCGCCGAGGTGGGCGCATCGGCGCGGCGGCGGCCCTGCTGGGCACCGCGCTGGCCATGAAACCGGTGCTCCACCTGGACGACGGCAGGATCAAGCCGCTGGAGAAGGTGCGCACCATGAACCGCGCCATCGCGCGACTGGTGGAGCTCGCGGAGGAAGCGGGGCACGGCGAGCCGGTGGAAGTCGCTGTGCACCACCTCGCGTCGCCCCAGCGCGCCGTGGAGCTGGCGAACCGCATCGAGGAGCGGCTCAACGTCACCGAGGGCTGCGTCGTCTCCGAGCTGGGCGCGGTGATCGGCGCGCACACCGGGCCGGGCGTGGTGGGCGTTGTGGTGCAACGGGATCCAGGCGGTCCGGGCGCCGTTTCGAGAGCCTGA